From a single Okeanomitos corallinicola TIOX110 genomic region:
- a CDS encoding AI-2E family transporter: protein MQTRKLLDWWQQFTPVARIAAIALLAPLLVLNGWAISAIFNYFHSLIVILVGASVLAFLLNYPVSWMEKHGAKREQVAILVFLIALAILLALGVTLFPLALTQAQQLVNRLPELIDSGRSQLMMLNEKAENIGLPINLDAIVVQINDRVKGQLQAIAGQVLNLAVVTFTSILDFLLTMVLTFYLLQHGGELWESLVEWLPTRFREPFSRTVRLSFQNFFITQLILSTCMASALIPAFLWLKVPYGLLFGLTIGIMALIPFGGSVGIAATTLLVSLQDVWMGARVLAAAVIVQQILENIIAPRILGSFTGLNPVWILISVLTGARVAGLLGVIVAVPCAVVIKTVIIAIRPPIIRNHPEDAAAEEINTPKTSEESLQPDSNSLSASQP, encoded by the coding sequence ATGCAGACACGAAAGCTACTCGACTGGTGGCAACAATTTACACCAGTAGCGCGGATCGCTGCGATCGCGTTACTAGCTCCTCTATTAGTTCTCAATGGTTGGGCTATATCGGCAATTTTCAATTATTTCCACTCTTTGATCGTAATTTTAGTCGGTGCTTCGGTTTTAGCCTTTCTGCTTAACTACCCAGTCAGTTGGATGGAAAAGCACGGTGCTAAAAGAGAGCAAGTGGCTATTTTAGTATTTTTAATCGCTTTGGCGATTTTACTGGCATTGGGTGTCACCCTGTTTCCCTTGGCACTGACCCAAGCTCAACAGCTGGTAAACCGTTTACCGGAGTTAATAGACTCAGGGCGATCGCAGTTAATGATGTTAAATGAGAAAGCCGAAAATATCGGTTTACCCATCAATCTCGATGCTATTGTGGTGCAAATTAACGATCGCGTCAAGGGGCAACTTCAAGCGATCGCTGGTCAAGTTTTAAACTTAGCCGTAGTTACATTTACTAGCATTCTCGATTTCCTCCTGACAATGGTGTTAACTTTCTACTTGTTACAGCATGGTGGAGAACTGTGGGAAAGCTTAGTAGAATGGCTTCCTACAAGATTTCGAGAGCCTTTTTCTAGAACAGTACGCTTGAGTTTTCAAAACTTTTTTATCACGCAGCTAATTTTATCTACCTGCATGGCATCGGCGTTAATTCCGGCATTTTTGTGGTTAAAAGTACCTTATGGACTATTATTTGGCTTAACTATCGGCATTATGGCACTGATTCCCTTTGGCGGTTCTGTGGGTATTGCCGCCACAACTTTATTAGTTTCCTTACAAGATGTGTGGATGGGGGCGAGAGTTTTAGCCGCAGCGGTGATTGTGCAACAAATTCTCGAAAACATCATTGCCCCTCGAATTTTAGGTAGTTTTACAGGCTTAAATCCTGTATGGATTTTAATTTCTGTGTTAACTGGGGCGCGAGTAGCGGGACTTTTGGGAGTAATAGTTGCCGTTCCCTGTGCAGTGGTAATTAAAACAGTAATTATTGCCATCCGTCCGCCAATTATCCGTAATCATCCAGAAGATGCTGCTGCCGAGGAAATCAATACACCTAAGACATCAGAAGAATCGCTTCAACCCGATTCAAATTCTCTTAGTGCTTCTCAACCATAG
- a CDS encoding transporter has protein sequence MNNYYSLLFGGITVFIFNLSDVVYAETNSANEHQTMSTVQQQKRNNQNQHQLKSKLSNLSNQQIQPSHSISANRLIVNSYSSKHLQPINNNIPTEYITQFPDFEDQKFIATFPSLSDNDISSNTTNLIIADGDHQNIPGKWSAGRPDGHAPIGVMGDHSHKKGEFMFSYRYMLMEMNGNRSGTNSISDAEVLQDFMVTPAKMTMQMHMFGGMYAVDDNLTLMAMVPYVVKEMDHITRSGASFTTTSEGFGDISTTALYKILDQNQQSIHLNLGVSFPIGSINERDNTPAGANQILPYPMQIGSGTFDLLPGITYLGQSGENSWGSQLLATVRLGENDNSYKLGDQLQLSAWVARNWNNWLANSIRLKGRTWGNINGADSRLNPAMIPTADPNLRGGTQLDLGIGLNLYVPEGDLKGSRLALEFELPLYRSLNGPQLESDWLLTIGLQTSF, from the coding sequence ATGAACAATTATTACAGTTTATTGTTCGGGGGAATTACAGTTTTTATTTTCAATTTATCTGATGTTGTTTATGCAGAAACTAACTCTGCAAATGAACATCAAACAATGTCCACAGTTCAGCAACAAAAGAGGAATAATCAGAACCAGCATCAACTTAAATCTAAATTAAGTAATTTAAGTAATCAACAAATACAACCATCTCATTCAATAAGTGCTAATAGATTAATAGTTAATAGTTATTCTAGCAAGCATTTACAACCCATCAATAATAATATTCCCACCGAATATATTACTCAATTCCCAGACTTTGAAGATCAGAAATTTATCGCTACTTTCCCTAGTTTATCAGACAATGATATTAGCTCTAACACAACTAATTTGATTATTGCTGATGGAGATCATCAAAATATCCCTGGCAAATGGTCAGCAGGCCGTCCAGATGGCCACGCACCTATTGGAGTAATGGGAGATCATAGCCACAAAAAAGGGGAATTCATGTTTTCCTATCGCTATATGTTAATGGAAATGAACGGCAATCGTAGCGGTACAAATAGTATTAGTGATGCTGAAGTTTTACAGGATTTTATGGTGACACCTGCCAAAATGACTATGCAAATGCATATGTTTGGAGGTATGTATGCCGTGGATGATAATCTGACACTCATGGCCATGGTTCCCTATGTAGTTAAGGAAATGGATCATATTACCCGTTCGGGAGCGAGTTTTACCACTACATCAGAAGGTTTTGGAGACATAAGTACGACTGCATTGTACAAAATTTTAGACCAAAATCAACAAAGTATACATCTAAATTTAGGAGTCAGTTTTCCCATAGGTTCAATTAACGAAAGAGATAATACCCCCGCAGGTGCAAACCAGATTTTGCCTTACCCTATGCAAATTGGTTCTGGAACTTTTGATTTACTACCGGGAATTACTTACCTGGGACAATCTGGAGAAAATTCTTGGGGTTCACAACTACTAGCAACAGTACGATTAGGAGAAAATGATAATAGTTATAAATTAGGAGATCAATTACAACTGAGTGCTTGGGTAGCAAGAAATTGGAATAATTGGTTAGCTAATTCCATTAGATTAAAAGGACGTACTTGGGGAAATATTAATGGTGCTGATTCGCGTTTGAACCCAGCTATGATTCCTACAGCTGATCCCAATCTCAGGGGAGGTACACAGTTAGATTTAGGAATTGGTCTCAATTTATATGTTCCTGAAGGTGATCTAAAAGGTAGTAGATTAGCTTTGGAGTTTGAACTACCTTTATATCGTTCTTTGAATGGACCTCAACTAGAAAGTGATTGGTTATTAACCATTGGACTCCAGACTTCCTTTTAA
- a CDS encoding 6-carboxytetrahydropterin synthase: MPKWKLSTEFTFDSAHFIKDYKGPCGRMHGHTYKVKIEAKSSQLHSSEYCPHPVMVADFRSLRWAKKDVTKGGLDHCVLNEVLPPEYETTAEMIAKYIYDETKKRLPAEVKLKVAVSETPNSWAEYEDD; encoded by the coding sequence ATGCCAAAATGGAAATTATCCACGGAATTTACCTTTGATAGCGCCCACTTTATCAAAGACTACAAAGGGCCTTGTGGGAGAATGCACGGTCACACTTATAAGGTAAAAATAGAGGCAAAATCATCACAGTTACATTCCTCCGAATATTGCCCTCATCCTGTGATGGTAGCTGATTTTAGAAGTTTACGCTGGGCTAAAAAAGATGTTACTAAAGGAGGGTTAGATCACTGTGTTCTCAATGAGGTTTTACCACCAGAATATGAAACCACTGCGGAGATGATCGCTAAGTATATCTATGATGAAACTAAAAAGCGATTACCCGCAGAGGTCAAACTCAAGGTAGCAGTGTCAGAAACACCTAATTCTTGGGCTGAATATGAGGATGATTAA
- a CDS encoding carbonic anhydrase family protein has product MKLNLIIKKTSYLNLLVIVALFTIPITVFPTQALAQINIPNWSYSGDTNPNQWGKISSEFSLCEVGKNQSPINIENVQERKSIDLDFNYRPTPLSITDTGYNVQVNYQPGNKIKINNHEYELLQFHFHTPSEHTINSQPSVMEIHLLHRNSQGELAVLGVMIEPGKSNSLIDDIILYQVGKNEYATINAADLLPNNKNYFSYNGSLTTPPCSENVKWIIFVEPIQASKNQILAVQALYETNARPVQPRNDRIIQLHR; this is encoded by the coding sequence ATGAAATTAAACTTAATAATCAAAAAGACTTCTTATCTTAATCTGCTTGTAATCGTAGCATTATTCACAATTCCAATAACTGTATTTCCTACTCAAGCTTTAGCTCAAATAAATATACCAAATTGGAGCTATAGCGGTGATACAAATCCCAACCAATGGGGAAAAATAAGTTCTGAATTTTCTTTGTGTGAAGTTGGTAAAAATCAATCTCCTATTAATATTGAAAATGTGCAAGAAAGAAAGTCTATTGATTTAGATTTCAATTATCGGCCAACACCTTTATCAATTACTGATACTGGTTACAATGTCCAAGTAAATTATCAACCAGGGAACAAAATTAAAATTAATAATCATGAATATGAATTGCTACAATTTCATTTTCACACACCCAGTGAACATACTATTAATAGTCAACCATCTGTAATGGAAATACACTTGTTACATCGTAACAGTCAGGGAGAATTAGCAGTGCTAGGAGTGATGATAGAACCAGGTAAATCTAATTCCTTAATTGATGATATTATACTATATCAAGTAGGTAAAAATGAATATGCAACTATTAACGCTGCTGATTTATTACCTAATAATAAAAACTACTTTAGTTATAATGGTTCATTAACTACACCTCCATGTAGTGAAAATGTCAAATGGATTATATTTGTAGAACCAATTCAAGCATCAAAAAATCAGATTCTTGCAGTCCAAGCTTTATATGAAACAAATGCTCGACCAGTACAACCTAGAAATGATAGAATAATCCAGTTACACAGGTAA
- a CDS encoding 16S rRNA (uracil(1498)-N(3))-methyltransferase translates to MSQLQRITIHPSQLQETFIILTPKQKHYLLRVLRLGDGDKFIAMDGMGKWWLAQLTAEIAQVLELLEVKTELPISITLMMALPKGNGFDDIVRYCTELGVTCIAPVISDRTLLKPSPQKLERWQRIATEAAEQSERAFVPTILEPVTFKTAINECQINHRYICEARGEYPHLTKVINHSSSEIIIAIGPEGGWSDSELEIAIKSEFQPVSLGRRILRAVTAPVVALSLIAAICEV, encoded by the coding sequence ATGTCCCAACTTCAACGGATCACAATTCATCCTTCGCAACTGCAAGAAACTTTTATTATCTTAACTCCAAAGCAAAAACATTATTTACTGCGAGTTTTGCGGTTAGGAGATGGGGATAAATTTATTGCTATGGATGGTATGGGTAAATGGTGGTTAGCACAGTTAACGGCAGAAATAGCACAGGTTTTAGAACTACTAGAGGTAAAAACAGAATTACCCATATCTATTACTTTAATGATGGCTTTACCTAAAGGAAATGGGTTTGATGATATAGTACGTTATTGTACTGAGTTGGGTGTAACTTGTATTGCTCCAGTTATCAGCGATCGCACCCTCTTAAAACCCAGTCCCCAAAAACTAGAACGCTGGCAACGGATAGCTACAGAAGCTGCTGAACAGTCCGAACGGGCTTTTGTCCCCACTATCCTAGAACCTGTAACTTTTAAAACTGCAATAAATGAATGTCAAATAAATCACCGCTACATTTGTGAAGCCCGTGGTGAATATCCTCATTTAACTAAAGTAATTAATCATTCCTCCAGCGAAATAATTATTGCCATTGGGCCCGAAGGAGGATGGTCAGATTCAGAATTAGAAATAGCCATAAAATCAGAATTTCAGCCTGTTTCCCTGGGTCGTCGTATTCTCCGCGCTGTCACCGCACCAGTGGTTGCATTATCCTTAATTGCCGCTATTTGTGAAGTATAA
- a CDS encoding tetratricopeptide repeat protein has product MLEEVIAAFEHQDYQTAAKLLKPLITESPNDPWVHFYVARLHEVSGKRQEAEKIYRQLLKATINNKILSQARQGLQRLEDAEQAERKKAIAEATAEPTNAEQGILVLEPINNEQRTSAAKEFAKIMQIDPYSARLILPSRCWRVYRIGKIGEMQFYGQQLQQADIPCFWLKIPHIQNIKVYQVKYFSQSSKNPNAVCMSADHQLGSLCFSWSEVTARVMGLLPIFEEVVDINVRGKLERKTQTQDYAHFCDLHLPERNSILRIYDSGYEFQQGLEISPNATQNTIRINWNNLIGWINQNTPHSQVWSEFQPFGETVLDQTETLNQIPANIQLYRRENSNWDSAFHLYSGIIFVKNAKSK; this is encoded by the coding sequence ATGTTGGAAGAAGTTATCGCAGCCTTTGAACATCAAGACTACCAAACCGCAGCTAAATTACTTAAACCATTAATCACAGAATCACCCAACGATCCTTGGGTACATTTTTACGTAGCGCGGTTACACGAAGTCTCAGGAAAGCGTCAGGAAGCAGAAAAAATCTATCGTCAACTGTTAAAAGCAACAATTAATAATAAAATTTTGTCCCAAGCACGACAAGGTTTACAACGTCTAGAAGATGCTGAACAAGCAGAAAGAAAAAAAGCTATTGCAGAAGCAACAGCAGAACCAACTAACGCCGAACAGGGAATTTTAGTTTTAGAACCAATAAATAATGAACAAAGAACCTCAGCAGCAAAAGAATTTGCCAAAATTATGCAAATTGATCCATACTCTGCTAGGTTAATTTTACCTAGTCGGTGTTGGCGAGTTTACCGCATTGGTAAAATTGGGGAAATGCAGTTTTATGGACAACAATTACAACAAGCTGATATCCCTTGTTTCTGGTTGAAAATACCCCACATTCAAAATATTAAAGTATATCAAGTTAAATATTTTTCCCAATCTTCAAAAAATCCCAATGCTGTCTGTATGAGTGCAGATCATCAACTGGGTTCTTTGTGTTTTTCATGGTCAGAAGTGACAGCAAGAGTTATGGGACTATTACCTATTTTTGAAGAGGTTGTAGATATAAATGTCCGTGGTAAGTTGGAACGAAAAACCCAAACTCAAGATTATGCCCACTTTTGCGATTTACACTTACCTGAAAGAAACAGCATTTTAAGAATTTATGATAGTGGTTACGAATTTCAGCAAGGTTTAGAAATCTCACCCAATGCTACACAAAACACTATCAGAATTAATTGGAATAATTTAATCGGCTGGATTAATCAAAATACACCTCATTCTCAAGTTTGGTCAGAATTTCAGCCCTTTGGAGAAACAGTTTTAGATCAAACAGAAACCCTTAATCAAATTCCTGCCAATATTCAACTTTACAGGAGAGAAAATAGTAATTGGGATTCAGCTTTTCATCTGTATAGTGGAATCATTTTTGTGAAAAATGCCAAATCAAAATAA
- a CDS encoding alpha/beta fold hydrolase — MDNTTKKRNPVLLVHGINDTGAVFNKMARYLRKQGRIVSALDLIPNNGSEVLDKLAKQVSNYISATFAPEQPLDIVGFSMGGIVSRYYIQRLEGIERVKRFITISSPHFGTNIAYLTWLKGAIQMQPNSDFLNDLNSDIEMLKKLNFTSIWTPYDLMIVPAKSSQLPFGKEVILPLALHPWMLTDKRTFEAVAAALDEPIS, encoded by the coding sequence ATGGATAACACAACAAAAAAGCGTAATCCTGTTTTATTAGTACACGGAATTAACGATACTGGGGCAGTCTTTAACAAAATGGCGCGTTACCTGAGAAAGCAGGGTAGGATAGTTTCTGCACTTGATTTAATTCCTAATAACGGTTCTGAGGTTTTAGATAAATTAGCAAAGCAAGTATCAAATTATATTTCCGCTACCTTTGCACCAGAACAACCATTAGATATAGTAGGTTTTAGTATGGGTGGAATTGTTAGCCGTTATTATATTCAAAGGTTGGAAGGAATAGAGAGGGTAAAGCGGTTTATTACTATTTCTTCACCACATTTTGGAACAAACATTGCATATTTAACTTGGTTAAAGGGTGCTATACAAATGCAACCTAATAGTGATTTTTTAAATGACTTAAATTCTGATATTGAGATGTTGAAAAAGTTGAATTTTACATCTATTTGGACACCCTATGATTTGATGATTGTCCCTGCAAAAAGTTCACAATTACCTTTTGGTAAGGAAGTTATTTTACCCCTTGCACTTCATCCCTGGATGTTAACAGATAAGAGAACTTTTGAAGCAGTAGCAGCAGCATTAGATGAACCAATTAGTTGA
- a CDS encoding 2OG-Fe(II) oxygenase, with amino-acid sequence MNKILLKIRKRILRAIDKHQLTKYQANYFYQKSLKKHLLSLPTLPPYHSNLLRIINKEGVAITTLDKLGITSSSDIFTSAQSLMFKISQNTSYDPNQFVIHATPQQIIEYQEIFLWGLDQDLLNLIENFLGLPVAYQGIYFRRDIANQLEIGSRLWHIDQEDRKVLKIIIYLNDVNEDNGPFQYIPKYLTSEIEQSLQYRTGYVRDNVMQGVTSSEVYKSCTGIAKTVIIADTSSIFHRGKPPINTDRFTIFYDYTSRRHKQAFHGTSILAYSDLHILSKNLSEKQKRCIFW; translated from the coding sequence GTGAATAAAATTTTGTTAAAGATTCGGAAAAGAATTTTAAGAGCAATTGATAAACACCAGTTAACAAAATATCAAGCTAATTATTTTTATCAGAAATCCCTTAAAAAACATCTTTTAAGTCTTCCCACTCTTCCACCATATCACTCTAATTTACTCAGAATAATTAACAAAGAAGGAGTTGCAATTACTACATTAGACAAATTGGGAATTACATCTAGTTCAGATATTTTTACATCAGCCCAAAGCTTAATGTTTAAAATTTCACAAAATACTTCCTATGACCCAAATCAATTTGTTATTCATGCTACTCCCCAACAAATAATAGAGTATCAAGAAATTTTTTTATGGGGGCTTGACCAAGATTTACTAAATTTAATTGAAAATTTTCTTGGTTTACCAGTAGCTTATCAAGGTATATATTTTCGCCGCGATATTGCTAATCAATTAGAAATAGGTTCAAGGTTATGGCATATAGATCAAGAAGACCGAAAAGTTCTTAAGATTATCATTTATTTAAATGATGTTAACGAAGATAACGGACCTTTTCAATATATCCCTAAATATTTAACATCAGAAATAGAGCAGTCTTTACAATACAGAACTGGCTATGTTCGAGATAATGTCATGCAAGGTGTTACATCTTCAGAAGTTTATAAATCATGTACAGGAATTGCCAAAACTGTTATTATTGCTGATACTTCCAGTATTTTTCATAGAGGTAAACCACCTATAAATACGGACAGATTTACAATATTTTATGATTACACTTCTCGGCGACATAAACAAGCTTTTCATGGTACATCTATTTTGGCATACAGTGATTTACATATACTGAGTAAAAATCTTTCAGAAAAACAAAAAAGGTGTATTTTTTGGTAA
- a CDS encoding VOC family protein, translating to MKTIFHLAFPVTNIPQTKAFYVDGLGCIPGRENPHALILNLYGHQLVAHITKEPLTPQKTIYPRHFGLIFTQETDWKELLETAKTKQLNFREEPKSRFLDSPLEHHTFFLEDPFYNLMEFKYYRYSESIFGSYEHTEIGDI from the coding sequence ATGAAAACCATATTTCACCTCGCCTTCCCCGTCACCAACATCCCCCAAACTAAAGCCTTTTACGTTGATGGTTTAGGCTGCATCCCCGGAAGAGAAAACCCCCACGCCTTAATTCTCAACCTTTATGGACATCAATTAGTTGCCCACATCACCAAAGAACCTTTAACACCTCAAAAAACTATTTATCCCCGACATTTCGGTTTAATTTTCACTCAAGAAACAGACTGGAAAGAATTACTAGAAACCGCAAAAACCAAACAATTAAATTTTAGAGAAGAACCTAAAAGCCGTTTCTTAGATTCTCCTCTAGAACATCACACATTTTTTCTAGAAGATCCTTTTTACAACTTAATGGAATTCAAATATTATCGTTATTCAGAATCAATTTTTGGCAGTTATGAACATACAGAAATTGGGGATATATAA
- a CDS encoding helix-turn-helix domain-containing protein, with product MIGTRIKLARKKAGYSLRGLAEAMGGKVSAQAIGKYERGEMTPSSDVLIALSKALGVTLAYLMDSQGIELTAVDFRTKASTTAKDRARVETEVIEWVERYLQIEQILELEGNNWKQPFEQLKVIHSIEESEDLANSLRNHWKLGFDPIPNMTELLEEKGLKVLIVDLPNAVSGFTCLVKRPAGLCDLPVIVVNKKCSLERRRLTLAHELCHRLIDPQYLSAKDEEKAATRFAGAFLMPRFHLEKEVGKHRHSLGYQELIYLKRMYRVSGAALLVRLRDIGIIESSVLTYMFQSVARNWRTQEPEELEPENKRGEYEQPRRFERLCYRALAEDLISLIKASELLRTRVENVEIGLKGPQLSDANSR from the coding sequence ATGATTGGCACTCGTATTAAACTAGCTCGAAAAAAAGCGGGTTACTCACTGCGTGGTTTAGCCGAAGCTATGGGTGGCAAAGTTTCCGCACAAGCTATAGGTAAATATGAACGCGGTGAAATGACTCCTAGTTCTGATGTTTTGATTGCTTTAAGCAAAGCATTGGGGGTAACATTGGCTTACTTAATGGATAGTCAAGGAATTGAACTAACTGCTGTTGATTTTCGTACCAAAGCAAGTACCACTGCAAAAGATCGCGCCCGTGTGGAAACGGAAGTGATTGAATGGGTAGAAAGATACTTGCAAATTGAGCAGATTTTGGAACTGGAAGGTAATAATTGGAAACAACCTTTTGAGCAACTAAAAGTAATTCATTCTATTGAGGAATCAGAAGATTTAGCTAATAGTTTACGCAATCATTGGAAACTAGGTTTTGACCCGATTCCTAATATGACGGAACTTTTAGAAGAGAAAGGCTTAAAAGTTCTGATTGTTGATTTACCAAATGCGGTTTCTGGTTTTACTTGTCTGGTAAAAAGACCAGCAGGTTTATGTGATTTACCTGTGATTGTTGTTAACAAAAAATGTTCCTTGGAGCGCAGAAGACTAACGCTTGCTCATGAATTATGTCATCGGTTGATTGATCCTCAATATTTATCTGCAAAAGATGAAGAAAAAGCAGCAACTAGATTTGCGGGAGCTTTTTTAATGCCTCGTTTTCATTTGGAAAAGGAAGTAGGTAAACATCGCCATTCTTTAGGTTATCAAGAATTGATTTACCTGAAAAGAATGTATCGAGTGAGTGGTGCAGCTTTACTTGTACGTTTACGGGACATTGGTATTATTGAATCTTCTGTTCTTACCTATATGTTTCAATCTGTGGCGAGAAATTGGCGTACTCAAGAACCAGAGGAATTAGAACCTGAAAATAAAAGAGGAGAGTATGAACAACCGAGACGTTTTGAGAGGTTGTGTTATCGCGCTTTAGCTGAAGATTTGATTTCATTAATTAAGGCTTCAGAACTGTTACGTACAAGGGTAGAAAATGTCGAAATTGGTTTGAAGGGACCACAGTTATCAGATGCAAATTCTCGTTAG
- a CDS encoding KTSC domain-containing protein: protein MKIQFTKRGTYDFCNVPKDIYEGLLLADSKGTYYHNHIRDRYQC, encoded by the coding sequence ATGAAAATTCAATTCACTAAAAGAGGAACATACGACTTCTGTAATGTTCCAAAAGATATATATGAAGGTTTGTTATTAGCTGATTCTAAGGGAACGTATTACCATAACCATATAAGAGATAGATATCAGTGTTAG
- a CDS encoding Rpn family recombination-promoting nuclease/putative transposase has product MKTDTIFYTLLQNLPSVLFELLEKPPQLATHYEFSSVEIKELARRIDGVFLPKIEYPEDPIYFVEVQFQNDDDLYWRLITEVFLYLNQYKPNKKWQAVVLWAKRSLDPGIPFAYQTSLQNGQIHVIYLDELTDTSSSIGLGIIKLVVSPEDEAVETARSLISLVQQADADKSRYLLELVERMLIYKFSTYTRQELEAMFGLTEWRQTRFYQEVKEEVQEETKLQTKLETIPLMLAEGITVEQIARVLQLDIEKVQQFIKTQGRKES; this is encoded by the coding sequence ATGAAGACAGACACCATATTTTACACCCTCCTGCAAAACCTCCCCAGCGTCTTATTTGAACTACTGGAAAAACCACCCCAACTAGCTACACACTATGAATTTTCATCAGTTGAAATAAAAGAACTAGCACGTCGCATAGATGGTGTATTTCTACCCAAAATCGAATACCCAGAAGATCCCATTTATTTTGTCGAAGTTCAATTTCAAAATGATGATGATTTATACTGGCGATTAATTACTGAAGTATTTCTTTATTTAAACCAGTACAAACCTAATAAAAAATGGCAAGCTGTAGTATTGTGGGCTAAACGTAGTCTTGATCCTGGTATTCCTTTTGCTTATCAAACTTCACTGCAAAATGGACAAATTCATGTAATTTATTTAGATGAATTAACAGACACATCATCTTCCATTGGTTTAGGAATTATTAAATTAGTAGTTTCCCCAGAAGATGAAGCAGTAGAAACAGCGAGAAGTTTAATTAGTTTAGTACAACAAGCAGATGCGGACAAGAGTCGTTATCTTTTAGAATTAGTAGAAAGGATGCTAATTTACAAGTTTTCCACCTATACCCGTCAGGAGTTAGAAGCAATGTTTGGATTAACAGAATGGCGACAAACTCGATTTTATCAAGAAGTAAAGGAAGAAGTTCAGGAAGAAACTAAGCTACAAACTAAGTTAGAAACGATTCCACTAATGTTGGCAGAGGGAATAACTGTAGAACAAATTGCTCGTGTACTTCAATTAGATATCGAAAAAGTGCAACAATTCATAAAAACACAAGGTAGAAAAGAATCTTAA
- a CDS encoding Uma2 family endonuclease, which produces MTQALAKLVTFEEFVNWLPENSGVRYELHNGEIIEMAQPVGEHEEIKGFTTIKLSALIDRLELAYVIPNQVIVKPEGKDSGYFPDVLVLNRANLKNEPLWKKQSTISLGASIPLVIEIVSTNWRDDYYLKYADYEEMGIAEYWIIDYAALGGRNFLGNPKQPTICICNLVDGEYQISKFRENDRVISQTFPDLKLTANQIFQVGIV; this is translated from the coding sequence ATGACTCAAGCATTAGCCAAACTTGTTACCTTTGAAGAATTTGTCAACTGGCTACCTGAAAATTCTGGAGTACGTTATGAATTACATAATGGAGAAATCATAGAAATGGCACAACCCGTAGGAGAACATGAAGAAATTAAAGGGTTTACAACAATTAAACTTAGTGCATTAATTGATAGATTAGAACTTGCTTATGTTATCCCCAATCAAGTCATAGTTAAACCTGAAGGTAAAGATTCTGGTTATTTTCCAGATGTGTTAGTGTTAAACCGGGCAAATTTAAAAAATGAACCATTATGGAAAAAACAATCAACTATTAGTTTAGGTGCATCAATTCCTTTAGTAATTGAAATTGTCTCAACTAACTGGCGCGATGATTATTATTTAAAATATGCTGATTATGAAGAAATGGGAATTGCTGAATATTGGATTATAGATTATGCAGCCTTGGGAGGACGTAATTTTTTAGGAAATCCTAAACAACCAACAATTTGTATTTGTAATTTAGTTGATGGAGAATATCAGATTAGTAAGTTTAGAGAAAATGATCGTGTAATTTCTCAAACTTTCCCAGACTTAAAATTAACTGCAAATCAGATTTTTCAAGTTGGAATAGTTTAG